The Aminivibrio pyruvatiphilus sequence GACCATCTTCGCAGCACATCGCCCCGTTCATCGAAGTACTGCTTCAGGGCAGCCCTGTCGAAAACCTTCCGCCGGAAGGGAGCCGGCTCGGGGGAAGACGGAACAGTAACAGGCATGGCCGATTCTCTGGCCGCTTCCAGGAGAGAGAGGAACCCTTCATCGGCTTCTTCGAGCAGAGCGCTGAGCCGAAGCAGTTTCCTCTGCATCTTTTTCTTCGTGGCCATATCGGTGGGCAGAGATACTTTCGGGGCATTCGCAGCCCAGGCTTCCTGGAGGACGGTGCGTATTTCGAGGGTGAACGGCAGATCCCTGTATTTCGCCCATTCTCTCAAAGCTGCCCGCTCCCTGTTCAGGGAGAGGACATAAGAGACGGCGGGATAGCCGTATCGTTCAGGTGAATCCAGGGTCGCAAGAGGAATCGAACGGGACATGTCCGCCAGGAATTCTTTCTGGACAATATCCTCCACTTTCGCCACATCATCGGGAAAACTGACGAGAATTTTCACCGTGCACAAGTCGGCGATGCCGGCCAGAACCGACTGCTCGCCCGTCGGGGGCGTCCCGGCGGTCCTGAGAAACTCCTCTGGGGTCTTCGCCCTTCCGAAGACGCTGTACACTTCGATGTTCTCTCCCTCGACGAGGTTCTGCAGAAGGTTGCTGATCCTCCCCGCGAACTCTTCATAGAGAGAGTACTTTTCCATGTACTTCCTTCCCCATTCGTCAGTTCTCGATCCGTTCATCGCTTCATCACCGCCCATAATTATAAAGTGCTGCGAGCCCACAAAAAAACCGGGGGTCAGCCGGTAAAAGCCCCAAGAAAGAACGAAAGGCTACCTGTGGGCCATTTCCCTGAATACATAATCCATCGGCAAGTATATAGTAAGACAACTCCATTGAAAAGCCCTCTTGGGAAATGGAGCCTCTCAATGTCAGGTTCCCTTCTTTTCTTTTCCGAGGAAAAAACGTTCCAGCAAAAGTACGTGGGAAAGGAGCTCCCCCCTCGCCCGCCTCTTCGCGGCACTCAGAAAAAGGGCCGCATTCGCTCTCTCCCCATTGCGGAGCCAGGCATGGGCGAGAAGAGAAAAGTAAACGGCCTGCTCTTGTTCGTCCCGGTCCCCGAAAACAACCGTCCGCCCTTCCTCGTTTCTTCCGAGGATGTAGCTCATGGCAAGGTTCATGTAGACGGCACCCTCGTTCGGGTTGAGGGCTACGGCCTCTATGAGGGGAGCCTTGGCTGCAGCCCACCCGGGCACTGTTTCTCTCCCGCCGGGAAGAGGGACGGAGAGGGGGATATGCCCCTCCAGGGGGCCCTCTTTTACCGGTGTAATGTCCCTCCAGCGGCGTTCACTGAACGGCACGCCGCCGAAAACCCGGTTACTCTCCGCGGAAGCTCCGGAAACCGGCGAGGGCGGAAGGAGCATTCTCTTCCAGAAAAAGGAGAAAGCGGTTGAATAATTGCCCCGCCCGAGCTGTTCAATTCCCTTCCCCGAAAGAGCTTCGGGGGATTCTTCAGCTGAGGGACCCACCACCCCCGCCGCCCTGCGTCCCTTCTCCCTGCCGGGAGAAGCTTTATCCGCCCTGGGGGGCTTTGCGGGAGACGATGTCACGGAAGGCTCTCCGTACGCGGAAAGGGAACCCTGTACCGCCGGCCTGGTCTGACCTGCCTGGGGCTGTCCCTTCTGTCGGGGGCGCACTGCTGGAGCAGGCTTTTTTTTCGGAGTCGGGGACGAGGGAGGAGTCTTGAGTGTTTTCATCCCGTCCTTTGGTGTATTTTTTTCCTCCTTCGGTGCTTTCTTCTCGTCAGGGACCTTTTTTTCTGCGGTGGGTGGCACAGGGGCATTGTTTCCGGTTTCCGGAACCCTTTCTTTTTCCTTCCCTTCAGTCGGCTTCGCTTCGGGTGAAAGGGCGGAAAGAGCCTTTTCAGCTTCCGCCAGTGCTGACGCGGCCAGAGAGGAACCGGGATGAAACTCCAGAACCGCCCTGTAAAAACCCGCGGCTCCTTCCATGTCGCCGGAGGCTTTCTTCACATCACCTAGTCCCATCAGGGCATCATGGTCGTCGGGCATCAGGTCAAGGGCCTGAAGAAACCTGTTCCAGCTCTCCTCGAGATCACCGAGACCAAGGGCGGCCCGTCCGAGAAGGACTTTTTCCTTGGAGAGGATATCCCTTTCCAGTCTTTCTGTTTCTTCGTTCTGAGCTGAAAGCTCTTTCTCCGCCCGTTCAAGATCGGTACGGTATTCTTCTGAAGAGGGCTGCAGGTCCAAAGCCTTTTTGAAGGCGGAAACGGCCTGGACAAAATCGGACTTCGCCTCGTAGGCCCTGCCCATGCCCGCAAACACAGCGGCATCGGAAGGGTCGAAGTTCACGCTTTCCTGGAAGGAACGGATGGCATTGTCATAGGAGGACATGGAGAAAAACAAAAAACCGAGTTTTGCATGCACCCGGGGGTCTCCCGGCGCGACCTGAAGACATCGGTAGTAGGCATCGACCGCCTCTCCCTTCCGTTCAAGCCGTTCGAGAGCTTCCGCTATGCCGAGGAGCGCGTCGAACTCCAGGGGGTTCTTTTCCGCCGCCCGGTTGTAGTAAACGAGAGCCTGGGCGTAGTCTCCGCCCCTGGAATGTTCCCGGCCTTTCAGGACCAGTTCCCCGGTACTCTCCCTGCCGAAAAGGAAATAGGCTCCCACCGCCACTGCCGCAGCAGCCATACCGGCGGCGGCCATTCTTTTTCCCCTGCCCGTTTTTCCCGAAGACTCCCTTTCAACGGGTGAAACAAGGGGGGCAGGATACTCATCCTGCTCGGACAGCAGCAAATCTTCTTCCCCGGGAAGCACAGATTCATCCTGCAGGAACTGCAGATCATCCCCGGAGTTCTGCCGTATATCCTGACGGCTTTCTTCGTAAGGTGCTTCGGTCCTTTCGGCTTCATCCGGCCCGGAGGAATAAATCCGATTTTCTCTTTCTCCTTCACCGGAAGGAAGAATTTCATCCCCTTCCGGTGAAGGAGCCGGCGGCTCTGTTTCGGAATACGGCCTTTCGGCCGCTGGCTCTTCAGCGGAAGAACCGTCCTTTACCGAGCGTCCGCCCCTGTATACGGCAACGGGAAGCCCCAGAAGGGCCGCCACGTCGTCCTGCATTTTCTGTGAAGATTCTTTTCCAGCTTCTTCCGGCTGAATAGGTTTCTCCCTCAGCCAGTTTTCCAGGTTCCTGTCCATTGCCCCACCCCTTGGTGAACCGGAATCCTTTCAAGTGTACTAAAAAAACGATTTCCGGGCCAGTCCCGAAAAAACGGCATTGAAATGAAGGGCACAAAAAAAGCCTTTCTCTTTCGGAGAAAGGCTTCTTTTCTGCAATGGTGCGGAGGGGGAGACTCGAACTCCCACAGCCCTGCGGCCACAAGGTCCTTAGCCTTGCGCGTCTACCTGTTCCGCCACCCCCGCGCAACGACGGATATTATAATCGCCCTTTTCAAGAGAGTCAAGAGACCGGGGAGAAGAAAACTAAAATTCTCTTCTCTCCTTGATCCTGGCGGATTTCCCGCTCCTCTTCCTGAGATAGTAAAGTTTTGCCCTGCGGACTTTGCCCAGCCTCTTCACTTCAATCTGGCTGATAGAGGGGCAATGCAGGGGGAAAACCCTCTCCACGCCCACGCCGCTGGACACTTTTCTCACGGTGAAGGTCTCGCTGAGCCCCCCGTGCTTCCTGGCGATGACAACGCCTTCGAACACCTGGATACGTTCCCTCGTACCTTCCTTAACCTTCACGTGCACCCGAACGGTGTCTCCCGAGCGGAAATCGGGGACGTCGCTCTTCAGATACTTCTTTTCCACAAGACTGATTACGTCCATTGTATATGCCCTCCTTGCGTCCATTTCTCTCTTCATTTTTTCAACATTTTTCAACGCCATCCGAAAAAACGGTCCAGCACTACGCCCACGGCTGTCCTGACCGAAAGATGGTTGTAATCGCCGAATCCTCCCGAAAGAGGCTGCAGCACTATGTGGCACCGGCCGAGCACCTCTTCGTGGAGTCCCGACCCTGTTCCGAAGACAAAAAGCACCGGCTTTTTCTCCCGAAGAATTCTTCTTTTGGCTTCGAGCCAGTGAAAACCGCCTTCCCTCCGGCGGGCGGTGGTCCCAATGATCAGGGGAGGTTCTTTTTCCCTCCTGGTCACCCATTCCGTCGCCCTGTCGAGAGAAGGGAAAATCTTGATTGTGCCGAAGGCCTCTTTTCTGTCGGGATTGACATCTCCTCCGGTACCGCCGGTCCAGTGGGCAGCCATGGTCTTGACAAGATCCCTCTGGCTTGCCAGCGGTGTTGTCACAAGAAACCTGTCAAGGCCGTAGGTCCTGCATGAACGGCCAATGTCTGAAAGATCCAGTCCCGTGACCGCCGCCGTCGTTTTTTCGCCTTTTCTGTCAAGTACCGGCGAATGCACCAGGGCGGCGTAAACACCTTTCGGCAGATACTGCCGGATATTGGCCTTACTGATCAGTTCAGGCCTCCTGGCAAGGGTTCTGGCGGCCGCTTCGCTCCTGCGCCAGTTCTCAATCTCCGCGGCATGTCCCGAGAGAAGCACATCCGGAGCAGGCACCCCATCCCATTCGGAAGGGCGGGTGTAGTGGGGATGATCGAGCATCCCCCGGAAAAAGGAGTCCTCCACCACCGCCGACTCTTTCCCGATAACCCCGGGAACAAGCCTGGCCATGGCATCGATGACGGCCATGGCGGGAATTTCACCGCCGGTGAGGACAAAGTCCCCCATGGAAATTTCCCGGTCCACCCGTTTTTCGATAAAACGTTCATCGAGCCCCTCGTAATGACCGCAGATGATCACCACGTGATCTCTTGCGGCGAGAGTCTCGACGATTTCCTGTGACAGGAGGTCTCCCTGGGGAGACGGGCAGACTACATACGCAGGCCCTTTCCCGGCCTCAACCGTATCGAGGGCTTTTTCGAGGACATCCGGCAGAAGAACCATTCCTCCGCCGCCTCCGAAGGCATAATCGTCCACCTGCCTGTAATTCCCGGTGCCGAAATCCCTCAGGTCCACCACGTCAACGCGGATAAAGCCGTTCCGGATCGCCCTCCCGATCATGCTTTCGGAAAGAAAATCCCGGAAAAAACCGGGAAAGGCGGTGACGATCGTTACGTTCACGATTCCCAGAGCCCCTCGATGAGGGAAATCCTCATTTCTCTTCTGTCAAGGTCCACTCCCGCGATAAACTCCCTTACCGCAGGTATGAAATGATCGGTTCCCGCTTCGTCGCGCACGACGTAGAGGTCGTTCTCTCCCGCCGGAAACACCTCGGATACCGTTCCCAGCACATCGCCGGTTGAATGATCCACCACCGTCATCCCTATAAGGTCGTCAACCCAGAAAGCTCCTTCCTCGAGAGGATACCTCTCCTCGGGGAAGATTTCCACGGTCGCCCCCACAAGGGCCTCAGCTCCGTTCCTGTCCGTCACTTCCTTTGTCCCGGCCACCACGATTCCCTTGCTGTCAAGAAACCGGACCGAAAGAAGAGTCAGTTCCGCCCGGAGCGTTCCGTCGCTCCCGTACAGCCTGAGCGTGTCCATATCGGCAAACCGTGCGGGATTGTCGGTCTGCGCGTGGATTTTGAGCTCTCCACGCAAACCCTGCGCCCCCACGACACGTCCGATCAGAACCCTATTCGTCCTCAACGATGTCCACATCCACCCGGTCGTTGACCTTCACCGCAGCCGCCTTCGCAAGAAGACGGACGGCGTTGATCGTCGCACCGCGTTTTCCGATCACACGGCCCACGTCATCGGGGGCGACGTGAATCGTAACGGCCGTCACGCCCCGGTCGTCAGTCTCGGCTTCGACCCTGACACTGTCCGGATCTGTTACGAGGCGCCTGACGATGAATTCGACGAGCTCCCTGTAGTCGGGCATGACTATTCGGCCTGCTTCTTGCCCGCCTCGAATTTCTCCCAGACGCCCGACTTCTTCAGCAGTCCCCTGGCCGTATCGGAAGCTGTCGCTCCGACAGTCAGCCAATAAACGGCCCTTTCTTCATTGACGGTGATTTTCGCGGGTTCCGTCATGGGGTCATACGTCCCGAGAAGCTCAATGAACCTTCCATCCCTGGGAGAGCGGGAATCCGCAACAACCAAACGGTAAAACGGGGCCTTCTTCCGTCCATGACGGGCAAGGCGAATACGTACTGCCATATACCATACACCTCCTAAAAGAATACCGGATCACACCTGGGAATTGCTTCTTTCTCCCGGCGGTCCGTGACCGGACACTGCCTACTTGAACCGGAAGCCTCCGCCTCCGAAGAGACCCTTCGGGAGACGAAATCCTTTGTCTCCCTGCTTCCCGAACTGCTTCCATAGTTTCCGCATCTGCTCGTACTGAGCAAGAAGCTGGTTCACCATCTGCACCGATGTACCGGACCCCTGGGCTATCCGCCGCCGCCTGCTTCCCTTTATTACGGCGGGGTTTCGCCGCTCCTCCCGTGTCATGGACTGGATGACGGCCTTCGACTGCTTCATCCGCTTCGGGTCGAGGTCATCGCTTCCCATTCCCTTCATCCTGCTGAAGCCGGGAATCATCTCCATAACCTTGTCCAGGGGGCCCATCTTTTCTATCTGCTCGAACTGAAGGAGGAGATCCTCCAGGGTGAACTTCTTTTGCTTAAGGCTTTCAGCGATCTTTTCCGCGCCGCCGGAGTCCGCCATTTCCCTGATCTTCTCGGCGAGCCCCATCACGTCGCCCATGCCCATGATCCTCTGAGCCATGCGCCTGGAATCGAACACTTCCAGGGCGTCTGTTCCCTCCCCGACACCGGCGAGTTTGACAGGGACTCCTGTGACCTGCCGGATGGCAAGGGCTGCGCCTCCGCGGGCATCACCGTCAAGCTTCGAAAGGACCACTCCGGTGAGGCTGAGTTTTTCATGGAACGCCGAAGCAACCTTCACCGCTTCCTGGCCCGTCATGGCATCCACCACGAGAAGAACTTCCGTAGGCGGCAGCTGCCGTTTCATCGCCGCAAGCTCTTCCATGAGCTCTTCATCGGCGTGAAGCCTTCCGGCCGTGTCAAGAAGGATAACGTCATGCAGCCTTTCCGAGGCGAACCTGACCGCTCCCCGGACGACGGAAAGAACGTCCGACTCCCCCGCCGCAGGACCGAAAAAGCCTATCTTCGACTGCTCGGCAAGAATCCTGAGCTGCTCCACGGCGGCCGGCCTTCTGAGGTCGCAGGCCACCACGAGGGGTTTATGTCCGCTGGAAAGTTTTTTTGCAATTTTCACCGTGGTGGTGGTTTTTCCGCCGCCCTGGAGTCCGACCATGAGGTAAACCGACGGGGGCCTGGGCGAAATGACCAGTGGGGCGGGTTCGGTACCCATGAGCTCCGAAAGCTCCTCGTAGACAATGGCCGTAACCTGCTGGCCGGGAGTAATGGATTCGAGGACATCCTTGCCGACCGCCCTGGTTTTGATGGCTTCGACGAGGGTTTTCACAACCTTGTAATCCACGTCGGCTTCAAGGAGCCCCCTCCGGACCTCCCTGAGGGCACTGTCAACATCGGATTCGGAAAGCTTGCCCCGGCTCTTCAGTTTGGCGAAAACGCCTTCCAGGCGTTCACGAAGTGCGTCGAACATCGTGGTCTTCCTCCGGTCGTGGATTCGTTCCGGTGCTTCCCGGTTTTTCTTCGAGGGCCCTGCGGAGCGTGCGGATTTCTTCCTCGAGCCCCTCTTCCCTGCGATGAAAACCGAGGAGCGCTTCAAGTTCTTCCAGTTTTTCCCGGCTCCTTGAAATGAGGTCGTGCACGGCCTGCCTGCTTGCCCCAAGTTTTTCAGCCGTTTCGGAAAGGGAAAGATCGGAGAACTCGTGAAGCTCCCAGGCTTCTCTCTGCTTTTCCGTCAGCAGCGGGCAATAAAGATCGTACAGCTGGTTGACGAAAAGCCTTCTCGACAGAATCAGTTCTTCCTTTTCCAATACAGCACCTCCCCGAAACAGAGGAATTATAGACGGCCCTCCTTCACCTGTCAAGAAATACTTCTTTACACCCCCTTCAGAAAACCGGGGGATGGACAAAGGGAATGTTTCTTGGCATCATAAGCGGAATACGATAAACGGTACCTGAAGGAGGAAGAGCCATGAACGGAAGTCCTTTTGACGCGGCCCGGAAAAAGCACTGGAGAACCCTCGGTCCTACTGTAGCCGCGAATCTTGCGGCAAAAGGGTTTGAAGCTGTCTATGCGGATTCCAGGGAAGAAGCCCTGGCCGAAGTGCTGAAGCTGATCCCTGCAGGTGCCTCCGTCGGAGTCCCGGGAAGCGTTACCATCAGGGAAATAGGTGCCATGGACGCCCTGTCCGAAAGGGGATGCTCCGTCATACATCACTGGGATCCTTCCCTTTCCCCGGAAGAAAGGCTCCAGAAACTCCAGGACGAACTTCTCGCTGATTTTTTCCTGACAAGCTCCAACGCGGTTACAAAAGACGGCATGCTCGTAAACATCGACGGGAACGGCAACAGGGTCAGCGGCATGGCGTGGGGGAAAAATACCCTTGTCTTCGTCATAGGGATGAACAAGATAACCGCTGACCTGGATGAGGCCATCTCCCGGACCAGAAACACCGCGACTCCTCCCAACGCGCTCAGGCTCGGGCTGGAAACCCCCTGTACGAAAACGGGCCACTGCGTGAACTGTTCTTCCGAGGAAAGGGTATGCAAGGCGCTTCTTATTCTTGAACGGGCCACGGGCGGCAGGAAAACTCACGTCATCCTCGTTGGGGAAGATCTCGGCTTCTAGGGGACCTGAAGCCCCCCCCCGCTGCATGTGCTTTTTACAGCCGTTTAGTGTAAACTTGCCCCGAAACTGAAGTGCGGGGAGGAGGAAATAAACATGTCCAATCGGGGAAAAGTAGCGCTCGTTCTCGCCGGCGGGCAGATCGGGATGAAATATAACCCCCAGACTAACTCGTGCCAGCCGACGGTCACCGCGGAGGAAATGCTCTCCTGGCTCCCTCAGGAGCTTGCCGGCAAAATTTTCGTGGTTGACTGGAGCCGTCAGCCGAGCAGCCATTACACGATCCGCATGACGTCGGACCTGGTCCAGATTCTGTCGAAAACAGTCGTGGATGGTGCCGACGGAATCGTGGTCGCCTGCGGCAGCGACACCCTGGAGGAAATGGCCTACCTGACTGACCTCTACTGGGCCTACCCCCAGCCGGTCATCTTCACCGCCGCGACCCTTCCCTCCGACAGCAGGGGATCCGATGCCTCCATCAACCTGTATCAGTCCGTCCTCGCGTCCTTTTCCAGGGAATGCTGGGGTATGGGAGTCCTTGCCTGTCTCCAGGACCAGCTTTTCGCCGCATCGGAAATGACGGAGACCGCCAGTCAGCGGAGAAATTCCTTTTCCGCTCCCGACAGAGGCCCCGTAGCCCAGTTTATCGGCGACAGGGTGGACATCCTGAGACAGAAGCGACGCGCCCAGGTCCTGGAAGAAAAAGGAAGCCCGGCACGGGACGTGGAGCTGCTTTTCGCTTCCCTCGGCTCAAATGACAAAATGGTGGAATTTCTCGCCTCCGACGAGAAAAGAGAGCTCGATGGACTGGTCATCGCCGGGTTCGGAAGCGGAAATGTCCCCCCTTCATGGATCCCCCATATCAAGAAGCTCGTGAAAGACGACATCCCGGTGGTGATAACATCCCGGTGCCCCCAGGGGCATACCAGGGGAATGCCCTATACCTTCGAGGGAAATATGGCCCGGCTCCTTGAGATCGGAGTGTTCGACGGAGGGGGCCTGAGGCCCCTGCAGGCTCGGCTGAGACTCGCCGTTGCCCTTGGTGCCGGTCTTTCGCGGCAGGAACTCCAGGCCTATCTCCTGGAAGAATAAACCGTATTGTTTTTTTCCGTAAGCCCGGCTGAGGGGTAGTTTTCCGGAGTGCGCGGGAAAACTACCCCTCGGCGTATTCTCATCTTATTTTCTTTTCGAAACCAGTTGGAACTGAGCCATTAAGGTGGTAGAATATTTTTGCAATATTCCGTGTTTCATGGGTGCGAAGCAGCTTGTCGCCGGCAAAGAACCGAAAGGGGGAATAGGCTGTGAAATATGCCGCCACTGACGAAATGATTGCGCTGCGCCTTTCTGAAGGGGACGATCTCGGAGACTCCATCGCCCACGTGTGCAGAACCTGCGATGTGGATTCCGCCGTTATCGTCAGCGCCGCCGGGATGGTTTCCTCCGTTACCTTCGGATGGTACAACGGGAGGGACTACAATACGGAGACCGTGAAGGACATCATGGAACTGGCTGTCCTCAGCGGAAACGTAAGCTACCGGGGAGGAGCCCTCTACCCTCATCTCCACGGAGTCTTCAACAAACCCGACCACGGGGCGATTTCAGGGCATATCCTTCAGGCCATCGTCTTCAACAACGCGGAGGTCTTTCTCAAACCCCTCTCCACGGTAATGCTCGGAAGGGCCTTTGACGGAGCCTTCGAAGCACTGGCCCCTGAAAAGCGGCTGTAGAGAGGAAGGCCCGTTCCCGGGCCTTCCTTTTTTATTTCCGGATGGGGCATTTCCTGCCCCCTGTCATCTTCTGAAGATCCCCTGGAGAAACGGGGAAGAAGGCGTGGTCGCTTCCTGCGGCGGCCCAAACCACCGGGTAGAGAAAAAGATCCTCGTCCAGGAGGGCTGGTATGGCCTCCGGGTAACCCACCGGCGGCACGCCGCCCACCTGGAATCCGGACCAGCGGTAGACGTATTCAGGATCGGCCATCCGGACTTTTTTCGCGCTGCAGGCGGAACGGACTTTCCTGGCATCGACTCGGTTGATTCCCGACATGAGGGCAAGAAGAGGCGTTTCGTCCACGAGAAGAACAAGACTTTTCAGAATATGGGCGGGCGGAGCGCCGACTGCCCGTGAGGCGTCGTCGACGGTGAAAATCGTTTCTTCCGAAAAAGTGATGGTATCAGGATATCCCCTTTCCCGAAGAAAAGCCCGCACTTTTTCAACGGGATCCCCGGAAAGTTGCCATCCTTCCGGGGATCCCGCCTGAGCGTTATTCGTCATCCCCGATCATTTTCCTTTGCAGGAGAAAGTCGAGAAGCATTTCCATGGCCTTGGTGGTCATGGTTCCGTAGGTGATGGAGAAGGTCCTCATGAGGGAGGGTCTGAAGGGAATCATCACAAGGTCCTGCGTCTCCCCGGCTCCTGCGAGGCGGGAGATGACCGCCCCCTCGGCACCTTTCTTCACTGCCTCGACCACGGCGCTCACATGCCCGAACTTGAGATACACGTGCTTTCCCTTTCCTGTATGAGCTTTGAAGGCATCCTCCCATATACGGGACGTGGAGGATCCGGTCACCCTCCCCACGAGATCCATGTTTTCGAGATCTCTCAGGGTTACGCTCTCCCTTTCCGCAAAGGGGTGATCATCTTTGACCAGGAGAACCAGCTCGTCTCTGGCGAAGGGAACGGTGTTGAAGCCGGAGGCATGGCGTCCGTGGCCGGTAACGGAAATATCGGATTCCCTCGTCACCATTTTTTCGATGGCTTCCCTCGAATCGGATATGCGCACTTCCACCTCTATATTCGGATAGAGTTTCCGGAATTCCACGAGAAGGCCGGGGAGGATGAAATCGCCCGGAATGGAGCTTGCGCTGATCCTCACGATGCCGGAAACGTCATCGGCAATATCGGAGAAATCTCTTTTTATGTCCGCAAGCTGAGAAATAGTCTTCCGGGCAAATTTGTAGAGCACCTCGCCCTCCACGGTGAGATTGGAACATTTCTGCCCCCGGGCGA is a genomic window containing:
- a CDS encoding LysR family transcriptional regulator, with product MDFRELQSLVEVMEKGSISAAAASLGISQPAVSKHIAKLEREMGVKIFARGQKCSNLTVEGEVLYKFARKTISQLADIKRDFSDIADDVSGIVRISASSIPGDFILPGLLVEFRKLYPNIEVEVRISDSREAIEKMVTRESDISVTGHGRHASGFNTVPFARDELVLLVKDDHPFAERESVTLRDLENMDLVGRVTGSSTSRIWEDAFKAHTGKGKHVYLKFGHVSAVVEAVKKGAEGAVISRLAGAGETQDLVMIPFRPSLMRTFSITYGTMTTKAMEMLLDFLLQRKMIGDDE
- a CDS encoding YbaK/EbsC family protein encodes the protein MTNNAQAGSPEGWQLSGDPVEKVRAFLRERGYPDTITFSEETIFTVDDASRAVGAPPAHILKSLVLLVDETPLLALMSGINRVDARKVRSACSAKKVRMADPEYVYRWSGFQVGGVPPVGYPEAIPALLDEDLFLYPVVWAAAGSDHAFFPVSPGDLQKMTGGRKCPIRK